The following proteins are encoded in a genomic region of Rissa tridactyla isolate bRisTri1 chromosome 5, bRisTri1.patW.cur.20221130, whole genome shotgun sequence:
- the GPRIN3 gene encoding G protein-regulated inducer of neurite outgrowth 3: MGTVPDPLRSAKLSLATASAEEDHLGDLQPAKHQPQLPSGERASNGFPCTPAGSAGVCLFDLKCTAAAGVQGCEQCREDNASQQEAIPPGLASKAAEGCPAAVEPAGCSQPAGNQGLAAPAPSAAGAPSAGQGLEMMPAPQSSRQFVQGSQAKTSSLTQMDDSALKPQGTDDQPALEVLNYSSPGDPIRANESCHTSQANLLQRGEKDRGAGKNGSAVCQSALPVRHTEAELGTDPQTISEAKSGVAGTVQLHPTDKTEVVQSSEAPAQSSHERHQPFQPREAPAQSSHESPHPVRNADTEPGSPGPTQLSKFRETGTMTVQPESGSLTQEAVSRTWRDAEVQAVASVESKSASTSPSILAAFLKGNPPPEEKEELHIIYQGGMGLSQSALTDSLSLQQKSPCSPGMSKLTVVTAVTASAQTQPVKLPGVPSDVVSPASADNAKPVLPISSAAVTSQGTSVGNAEMIGAASDGKDAARLPMDAPVPPKPIPVEQLAGDSSNQTPAQSGSGAGAGEASTASAAAVPGTENNVRDLVHDAGSSRLPSVCSPDSEVKQKEVQSSSEQKPVQSKGASQGEAVPSQSVVKLKEENSVVLDPKDGMDASSQPATVRVKACSGGADEKESRGQGDAGPAQMVSGQSLQAGLMPVLSMSPTCLPPPLEASAAPQQQGLQAKEPRRELHAAAIPASDQGLPNLGENKKHPTPAMEAKVQVKQSKHVRDVVWDEQGMTWEVYGASLDPESLGIAIQNHLQRQIREHEKLIRAQNSQTRKSISSDTSSNKKLKGRQHNVFQSMLQNFRRPNCCVRPAPSSVLD; this comes from the coding sequence ATGGGTACTGTACCAGATCCTCTGAGATCTGCCAAGCTTTCCCTGGCCACAGCTTCTGCAGAGGAGGACCACCTGGGAGATCTGCAGCCTGCTAAGCACCAGCCCCAACTACCCAGTGGAGAGAGGGCCAGCAATGGCTTCCCGTGCACGCCAGCCGGCTCTGCTGGAGTTTGCTTGTTCGACCTGAAATGCACGGCGGCTGCCGGCGTGCAGGGGTGCGAGCAATGCCGCGAGGACAATGCTAGCCAGCAGGAAGCCATCCCTCCTGGGCTGGCCAGCAAAGCTGCGGAGGGGTGTCCTGCAGCTGTAGAGCCTGCCGGTTGCTCCCAGCCAGCGGGCAACCAGGGactggcagccccagccccatctgcagcaggagccccctcggcggggcaggggctggagatgATGCCAGCCCCCCAGAGCTCCCGGCAGTTTGTGCAAGGCAGCCAGGCAAAAACGAGCTCCCTGACGCAGATGGATGACTCTGCCTTGAAACCTCAGGGGACTGATGATCAGCCAGCACTTGAGGTGTTAAATTATTCTTCCCCCGGTGACCCTATTAGGGCTAATGAGTCCTGCCATACTTCTCAGGCAAACCTtctgcaaagaggggaaaaagacagGGGAGCAGGAAAAAATGGTTCTGCTGTGTGTCAGTCGGCCTTGCCAGTGAGGCACACCGAAGCTGAGCTGGGGACAGACCCACAGACCATTTCAGAGGCAAAAAGCGGGGTTGCGGGCACCGTACAGTTGCATCCCACCGATAAAACTGAAGTGGTGCAGAGCAGTGAGGCACCAGCCCAGTCTAGCCACGAGAGGCACCAGCCTTTCCAGCCACGAGAGGCACCAGCCCAGTCTAGCCATGAGAGTCCGCATCCCGTACGCAACGCAGACACTGAGCCGGGGAGTCCAGGCCCCACACAGCTCTCTAAATTCAGAGAAACGGGTACAATGACGGTTCAGCCGGAGAGCGGCTCTTTAACTCAGGAAGCAGTAAGCAGGACGTGGCGAGATGCTGAGGTTCAGGCTGTGGCTAGTGTGGAGAGCAAATCAGCCTCCACCAGTCCCAGCATCCTTGCTGCCTTCTTAAAAGGGAATCCTCCtccagaggagaaggaagaactgCACATAATTTACCAAGGAGGAATGGGGCTGAGCCAGTCTGCACTTACTGACAGTTTATCCTTGCAACAAAAGTCCCCATGTTCTCCTGGTATGTCAAAATTGACTGTTGTTACAGCTGTGACTGCTTCAGCCCAAACCCAGCCTGTCAAACTGCCTGGGGTCCCATCTGATGTGGTGTCTCCAGCGTCAGCAGATAATGCAAAACCTGttctccccatctcctctgcagctGTTACCTCCCAGGGGACATCTGTGGGGAATGCTGAAATGATTGGTGCGGCCTCTGATGGCAAGGATGCTGCTCGGCTGCCTATGGATGCTCCAGTCCCACCAAAGCCCATCCCAGTTGAGCAGCTTGCAGGTGACTCCAGTAACCAGACTCCAGCACAGTCTGGGTCTGGTGCTGGCGCTGGTGAAGCCAGCACCGCTTCTGCTGCCGCTGTCCCAGGAACCGAGAACAACGTGCGAGATCTTGTCCATGATGCAGGAAGCAGCAGGTTACCTTCAGTCTGTAGCCCAGACAGTGAAGTCAAGCAGAAGGAGgtccagagcagctctgagcaaAAGCCTGTGCAAAGTAAAGGTGCGAGTCAAGGGGAGGCTGTTCCTAGTCAATCTGTGGTAAAACTAAAGGAAGAAAACTCGGTGGTGCTTGATCCTAAAGACGGGATGGATGCCAGCAGCCAACCTGCCACTGTCCGCGTAAAGGCGTGCTCGGGGGGTGCAGatgaaaaggagagcagaggccAGGGAGATGCTGGCCCGGCACAGATGGTCAGTGGCCAGAGCCTGCAGGCAGGACTGATGCCTGTGTTGAGTATGAGCCCTACATGTCTCCCCCCTCCCTTGGAGGCAtcagcagctccccagcagcaaggCCTCCAGGCCAAGGAGCCCAGACGCGAGCTTCACGCAGCAGCAATTCCTGCTTCAGATCAGGGCTTGCCAAACctaggggaaaacaaaaagcatccCACCCCAGCCATGGAGGCGAAAGTGCAGGTGAAGCAGTCCAAGCACGTCAGGGATGTTGTTTGGGACGAGCAGGGCATGACGTGGGAGGTTTACGGTGCTTCCCTTGATCCAGAATCCCTGGGAATTGCCATCCAGAACCACTTACAGAGACAAATACGGGAACACGAGAAACTGATCCGGGCCCAGAACAGTCAGACTCGGAAATCCATTTCCTCGGATACATCCTCAAATAAAAAACTGAAAGGGAGGCAGCACAATGTGTTCCAGTCCATGCTGCAGAATTTTAGGCGTCCTAATTGCTGCGTCCGACCTGCTCCCTCTTCTGTGTTGGACTGA